In the genome of Dromiciops gliroides isolate mDroGli1 chromosome 1, mDroGli1.pri, whole genome shotgun sequence, the window GTAGAAATAAGAGACCATATGGAATTAGAAGTGAAGACAACTTTTCTTTCCACTCTTCAAGGTCCCCTTTGTTTGGCTGGAGGCTACCTAagaacatttattgttttcattctccTCCATTCTGACAACCTCAAGGACATGAATGCTATGTCCTATTTTTTTAATACCCCCAAAGTCAGAGCTCAGTAATGCTTGTGGTGACTGAATTACCTAAATTGCTCTTGTAATTACCCATAATCTCTCAGccaaattcagtgttctccaTTTAATGTTCTCTAAACCTTGAGATCTTCACAAAATTGGCTGCCACTCACTTATTTCccaaattttgctttttttcctccttgacaATATGTTCCcctacttttcttctcttcttgtgaCCCCTCAGTAAATAGGGTAGGGGAGCAGTCACTGAAAGATTTTACACAGTtatgaacaagaatttattatcaccaatcaccaagtatttattaattacctcACTGCATGCGGTGCTGGGCTAGATTGCTGCAAAAAGAGAATTAGACAGACAAGAACCCTTTTCATTAggaccttattttttttaatgggctcGTGCCCCAAAGTAGATTCTCTGCTCTATCAAGGCATCCGTCCCCCACACTCATCATATTACATTCCTGGGGTTATTCTCTGtagtggattctctgatgctgaaTAAGTTGTGAGCTCTGACCGAAGGCTTTCCCGCATTCATTGCATTCAAAAGGCTTTTCTCCAGTGTGAGTTCTCAGGTGTCGAAAAAAGTGTGACCTCCctctgaaggctttcccacactcattgcattcatagggtttctccccagtgtgaattctctgatgctcaATGAGCACTGAGCTCCAaatgaaagctttcccacattcactacactcatagggtttctctccagtgtgaagtCTCTGGTGTCGAATAAGATTTGAGCTCTGGCTGAAAGCTtgcccacattcattacatttatagggctTCTCTCCATTATGAATTCTCAGGTGTTGAGTAAAATGTGAACTGtgactgaaggctttcccacattcattacattcataaggcttctctccagtgtgaattctgtGATGTTGAATAAAGCCTGACCACCCTCTGAAGCACTTCCCACAATCActgcattcatagggtttctctccagtgtggattctctggtgTTTAATCAGTAATGAATTGTATTTGAAGCATTTACCACAGGTGTCACATTTATGGGGTTTCCCTCCTATGGAGCCTCCCTGACGTGTCATAAAGCTTGAGCTCAGACTAAAGCTTCCCCCAAATTCATCACATCCTTGGCTCCCCTCTCCTGGGGGAGCCTCCTggtgaaggactgtcatgtgccAGGAGCCTCGCTTCTGGGAGAGGGTTATCCTCTCTCTGCCCCCAGCAGAGTTTCCTATTGGCCTTTCTAAACTGTCCTCCCGTTCACAGGGTTCTCCAAATTTGGGTCCTCGAGGTACATTCCTGAGGAGACTTTTCAACATTCCTCCATGTTCTTCTCCTTCTTCAGAAACTTCTTGCTTTGGAGTTAACAATTCAATCTCAGACTCAGAATctgaaatgaggaaatgaaaatccAAATGTCATCTTTTCCCTGTGCTGGGAAAAAGGAAACGGgtagaaaaggaagataaatatCATCCTTGAAATTAATTTCTAAGAGATGCCCAAAGCTTTGATGGCTCTCCAAAAGGACCTCACTAACTAAGGAAAAGGGAACAGAGACATAGGCAAGAATTTTCGCTTGGTAATATGGTGCTTGTCACACGTTTTCCCAATCCTTCTGGATATGATGAAGAGCCTGATAAGTTTATAGGACTGGAAAATTGGTAAATAGATGGCCAAAGCTGTAGGAGGGGTGACCAGTTAGGAAAGGCAAAgtgaacaaagaaaacaatgagtGCTTTATAAAGAATAGGGTGTCTATTGTGAACTTTAGAAACTCTATGTATTTGGTCGAGTTATACTGATTAGGCATTGTTTTGtttgcctatttttatttcttctgtttggcCCCTGGAATCTGGGAGTGAACCAAGATAAGGCTAACCAAGGGTAACCATACTCTGGGTGAAATGCCAAAAGACTACCATGTCATCAGGAGGTTTTCTGAGTAGCTAAGAATGAATAATATAGGATAGGAAAAATATGCCAATGACCTTGGTCAACAGAGCCTAGGTAGTTGAATCTCAAATTTGGCTTAGATGTGCTTTGAAGACACCACTCTCATCTGGAGGTAAAAGATGTATCAAGTTCCAAGCCTGGAGATAGCCCACATTAATCCTTGAGAACTTTAGTTAAGGATAAAGTCAGAAAGCTTAGACACTGCTCTGTTTGAATCTCTGTAGAATTTTTTCCTGTAGACTACAAGTTACTTTACCTTCTTAAATTTTCTGAATTTGCatattctctttctgttataaacAAGTCCTAGAAAATGTTCTTGTATAGGCTGGATTATATGAAAATGGGAGAGAAGATAAAGAGGGAAGAGGGCATTAGGAAAGGTTACTGAACAGCAGGAATGGCAGGGGGTCCAGCAGTTAGTGTCTGGATCTGGTACCATACTGGCTCAGGGACCGAAGAAAGTCAGTGCCTCAAAATGGAATTTAGTAATTAAAGAAATTTAGTAAGATGCAAAAGGTGGAAGTCTGATAGGCAAAGGCAAAGTCACCTTAGAAGCTGACCGCTTGGTCAGGGAGTCCTAAAGCCCAGGGCTAGACCCTGGCATCCTCCACTTGCCCATCAAAAAAGTTGGGAACTTTGACTAGTGGCATAAGCTAGAAAGAAGGAACAGGAAGATCTTAGGATGAGCAGACTAAACAAATGTTACAGAGAGGCAAAGAGGAGCTTGTGTAACAGATTTCAGAGAGAACAGCAATAATGCTCCTAGAGATGGTGATAAGAGATACTGAGAATCTAGAGGAGGAATAGCTGAATTTGGGAagccaatccaattcaattcaactcacaTTCTACTaatatgcaaagcactatgctcaGTGCTAGAGGTaccaagacaaaaccaaaacagtgtTCCTCTTCAGGACCTTACATTTTACTATGTCATAAAACTATGGAATGTTAAAACTGGAACAGGACCTGAGACAACTTTGAGTCCAGGACCTTGACAAGAGGAACCCTGGATTTAGCCAAGCTTGTGGAGTGAGTGAATGGCAGGCAGTCTCAGTTTAGAGCGCAAATGATCCGACACACGTAAGCTAGAGCTCTTTCTGATCATGGGTAAGGTAGCAGTTGGTTGTGATCGGGAAAGAGATGACACCAgatagagggaaagggaagaaaggcacTGTCCTCATTCCCATCCGTACTGTATGATGGCTGTGTTCTCACAGTGGAACTTTCCTTAGCCCCTGGGGACTTCTCACCATAGAACTTCCCTCCATCAGGCTAGCCCCCTTTGTCTCCCACTggagcctccattttggggaTGGGCCCAGGGTAGCCACGCTTCATTCCCCTCCCAACTATGCTTCTAACTCTCTCAGACTTTGCCACTTATGGGTACTTTCTATCCCCCCACCCTCTTTCAGCTTTTATGTGTTATGTTTTCCcagtagaaggtaagctctttgagggcaaggacagtctttctttttgctgatatttggatccccagcatgtagcacagtgcttagcacgtagcaagcatttaacaaatgcttattgcctacctgcctgcctcagtctcaTTCCATGGCTTCAGATGCTGGGAAGACCTGCAGCCCACAGAGCAGAGATTCATAGGTATACAGACATGTAGAAAGGTACTCCAGAAATacaaattgaattcaattgaaaacTTCAAATACTTCATTATCTAGCCGGGCTGTTTGTCCCGAGGAGGCTATTCTCACTCACCTGTGTAGGTATCTCTTGAGATCTCAGTTTCTTGAATTCCCTGAAAATCTGAGCCAGACAGTTCTTCCTCTTCTTGTAGCAAGGAAATTACACCTGGCTTGGAAACTGTAAATCCtatttatggaaaggaaaaaaggtaaaTGATAACATGCTCATCCTTTACACCCAGACTAATCCAAGTCTCCCTCATATTCTCTCTACCCAGTTTCtccttttccaatccatcctgcTCCTGCTGTCAGATGACTCTTCTGAAAACAATGTTGTGAGCATGTCCTTCCCCAGTTCAAAAATTTTATGGTTTCCAGattcctacagaaaaaaaaagtctaaactccttaAACTAGCATTCAAGGTTCCTCACAATCTGACTCTTGAAATATCCCACTCATCCTCTATAGGAACCTACTGGTCTGGTCAAAGTCATTTGCTCATTTGCCTCCAAACATACCCCAGTCATTCACACCTGGAGATCTTTGGTCATGCTATTCCCCTTGCCTGGAAGACCCTTCTTACTCCACTCCATTTATATATCCAAGCTGGACCTTGAAATATCCCTCATACACTCTGCCTATGTAAGACTTAgccatccttcaaggtccagctaaAATCTCTAGTCCTCCAGGAAGATAACTCCCTCACTAAATGTACCTTACTTCTGAACTACTTACTCATTTAGTACTTAGAACACACGCAATGTATTAATATATATCTTTTAAGCATAATAGCTGACACTTAGATGGCATGTTAGAGTTTACAAAAGCATTTTATGTACATCGAGCATATATGAGATGACATATTATAGAATAttaagggcaaggattgttttgtattcccagggcttgcCACAGTAGAGGCTTAATGAGAGCTTCACTGATTGACTCATGTTGGGGAGAAGGCATTCTAATTGCAGAAAACAGAATGAGCAAAGGGACAGAAGTGGGAAAGCCCTGAACACGCTGTGGGATTTGATTGTACTTAAACAGAAATGAGGAActaagaaaagaagatggagggaggtGCAATCTCAGAAGAGCCCAGGGAAGCAGCATTATTTCCAACTCTGCCAAGAACAGCCCTCTCTGGCACAGCTGCCTACGCCTAAATAGGATTAGGAATTTCTAATCCAGGGATATACAACCTGTTGATCAAGGCCTTCCaccatctggctccaacctatctttgaccttatctcattttactctccttcacatattctgcattccagccaaactggactactctGCATTCTTCATGCTtgatcttccttcttttctgtggCTCAAGCCATGGAAGAGACTCACCCTATTATATCCATCTGTTGATCTCACTCTCCTCCTTCACAGCCAAATTATATGACACTTCCTCTAGGAAATGttctcttttgccttccttcatcACTGAGGTGGAAGTGAGCTCTCTCCAATTTTTTCATAGTCCTCTACCTCTACCTTCTTCTTTGAACTTATTTCATTCGTATGATAGTTACTTATGTTTTTGTCCTACTCATAAGATTGTAAATTTCTTAGAAGCAGGGCCTTCGTCATATCTGAaccctaaataaatattttcttgaatTTAATCCTGGTCCAAAATTAATTCTTGATCCACCTACTGGATCAGGAAAAGTCTTACCTCATTTACTGACAAGGAGCCCTACTCTAGTCCCGGATCATTTAACTAAAATTCAGACAAATCTggtagtggaatctctgggttaaagtattttttcccctctagcataattccaaattgatttccagaatgtttggatcaattcacagcacCACCCACATCATAacagtgtctttcttttttttcatagtccctttctatttctatcttgTGCCATGTTTGCTAATTAGTTGGGTAtaaagtgaaacctcagagttatttttattGGTTATTCTCATTATTAGTCAATAAATAGTTGAGAGTACCtattgtgtgctaagcactgtgcgtGCTAAGGACATTAGTTATATGGAGCAATCTTTTATATGGTCATTTacagtttatattcttttgagaattatttgttcatatttttgacTACTTATCCATTGGAGAATTGTTCTTGATTTTATACATTCATAATTAATTTCCTACACATCTTGGGATGACAGCTTTTAAAAGTCTAAGTAGGCCCTGGAATTCCCTGTGCACCTGCCCAGCTTGTACATTTAAGAATCCCAAGATTATTCAATAAATTACTcaacctctctaaacctcagtatGCTTAGACACAAAATGAGTCCAATCATAGTTGTACTATCTACATCATAGGGGTTTTATaatgatcaactgagataatgtcTTTAAAGCGCCCTATAATGCTAAATAAACATCACCTATTACTACTATTCCAGAATATcatagttggaaggaacctcagagaaaaTCCTGTAGAACTTATATTTTCTAGAACCCTGATGACTTCCACCAGTGAGTATAGAATACTGAATATGCTGTCAGACACAGTAGAtgtattggttggttttgctggactaattttttctttctttttaaatctttgttacaaggaatggctcacttgaggaggggaagaagaaatgtGTCCAGACAAGGACCCTAAGTAAAACAGTAGCCAccaatagaaaataaaagaaaaatgaaaccaccTCTAGTGAGAGAACTATGTCCCAGGGAGCCTACTttacttttggatagttctaagtATAAGATTTTTCcatctctgcctcagttgcctcaaggTAGAGATACCTCCTATGATCTGCTCTTTCAACTGACGAGCTCCTTTCTGGAACCTCCATTTGAATAAGTTTCTAGGCCATCTATGCTTACTTCAAACCTGGCTTCTGACTCTGCAGACTTTTCTGTCTCTGGCCCATGAAGgcatctttcttccctccccacacaTTTCAACTCCCTTTTAGGCATTAttttctgttagaatgtaaaGTTCTTGAGGGTAGGTACTATcttcttttttgcttatatttgcattTCCTGTCCTTAGTCCAGTCCACACTTAATAACTGCTATATATACCTACCTACCTGTCTATCTTGTcctcccaagtcttttctttaattaatttaaattttttttttttggtgaggcaattgggtttaagtgacttgcccaaggtcacacagctagtaagtgttaagtgtctgaggtcggatttgaactcaggtactcctgactccaggactggtgctctatccactgcgccacctagctgccccaagtcttttcttGAGGCTAAACAATCCTGGTTTCTTTAATCAACTGTCATGTGATACAGTCTCCAGTCCCCCACTATCATTATTTGCCCTCTTCCATATATACCCTAGCTGAATATCCATCTTGAAATGTGACACTACAGAAGTGTTCTGACTGAGACAAAGTATACTGAGACTTTTGCTTTTCTAGACAAAATACTTCTAGCCACTATACTTTTCTGGACAAAGATTAAATTGACTTTTTTGGTTGCCATATCCTGTCTAATGCTGGGTACACTGAAACCCCCAAATCTTTTCCATAAGAACTAATGTCTAGCCCTATCTCCACATAGCCAGCAAGGTTTCAAGCTCCCTATGAGAAGAACAATAGTCCATAGATTGAACAGTCTAATGGGTcaggagaggctcatcaccaaaaGGCCGgcgattcattcattcattcatccattcgtTAAATGGGCAAGCAGGATTAGATTAAGTAAAGTTTGAGCTGAAAGAGTacttaaaaaatatcaaaatgcAACCCCCCTCACTttataactgaagaaactgaagcccagaaaggagagaaaaatgacctaaagtcacacagcaaagGATAGAGCTATaactcaaactcaggttttctgacttcaaatccagtgctctttctatgatGCCAGactgatttctgaggttccttctatgCATTCATGCTTCTACATAAGAGAAGGCAGTTCTTTAGGCAAGCTATTATACAGATTTTTTGAATAAGGGGGCAGAGGGTAGTTGTCCCCATTTGGGGGAGAACTCTGACCTATATAAATCAAATGTCTTTAAGTCAGGGACTGGCTATacgtttttaaattttattttaatcatgtcacttaaataacataaaagaaaaattacaagaaAAGACTTCCCCCATGCACACCTAGGATATACTCTCTCACAGGTTACAACCCCACTAGTAAAAGTGGGTATTTATGCAATGAACGTACTTGACACATGGAGGGTACATACATAGGGAAGCCCTCTGGCTAAGGAACATGCATCAAAGAGCACATATgacagatatatatgtacacatggcCCAGGAATACATATGGATGCCATACATGTGGGGATATAATTTACATTCCTTTTAAATGCCTAGTCTCCACCCCTTCaataattctagtgctttccctctgttgattatctcaaaTATATCCtacatataacttgtttgtatgtaATCATTATCTGCatgctgtttcccccattagactgcaagctcattgagagcagggactgttttatttgtcCTTGTATCTCCACATcttaggcacttaaatgtttactgacttcatcaatcaagaagtatttattaagcacctattactccaggcattagggatacaagtacaaagtaTAAGACAATCCCTACtgccaaggagtttacattctaataaggagacaagtacatataaaaagtACACGTATGgcacaaagataaaagtgaataaatacaaatatatacaatgtagttaaatgcaaggtagtttgggagaaaGAGTACTAGCAGTTAAAAGACCAGGAAAGATTTCAGGAATGGTGCCTGAGCTACAtcttaaaaggagagagagggagtgcTTTCCAGGCAAGGAAGATGGTACCAATATGGGAAAAGGCATATTGGGAGAGGAACAAAAAAGGACAGTttggctggaaagataggttgcaGACCTATGGTGTAGAGTTTTAAAAGATTAacagatgaatttatattttacactGGGGCAACAGGAAGAATTGTTGAATAGAGAAGTCACTTAAGGAGAATTACTTTGACAACAATTCGTAggagtggtgagagacttgaggcagggggaTCAAGTAGAAAGTTGTTGTAATAATCTAGGCCAAAGGAGACTAAAGCTTAAATTAAGGTTGTAGCTGTGAGAAGAGAGATCAGTGTGGGATGTatgagatgttgtgaaggtagaaatagcaagatggcactgattggatatgggggactTGAGTTGTTAGGGATAATGCTGAAATTCAAACATGAGATTTTGTAAGAATGGTGGCAGCTTGGAGAGTatataggaaagttcagaagagggagagtttaggaggaaagatcaAAAGTTCAGTggtagatatgttgagtttaagatgtcttgcctgggcaagtcacttaaccccaattgcctcaccaaaaaaaaaaaaaaaagaaaaaaagaaaagacaaacaagatgtcttgggggtggggggtggggggaagctaggtggcacagtggatagagtaccagctctggagtcaggaggacctgagttcagatcggcctcagactcttaacacttactagctgtgtgaccctgggcaagtcacttaaccccaattgcctcaccaaacatacacacacacacacacacacacacacagatgtctTGGGGTATCTAGTTTAAAATGTCCAAGAGTCAATAACTGATGTGGAACTGAAACTCAGGAGAAACACTGGGGCTGGATATTTAGACCTGGGAATGATCCATGGGAATTGAGGAAGTTACCAAGAAAAAGTCCATAGAAAGACATGTTGAGGGCCAGGACCAAACTCATAGTAAGGAAGGTGAAatggatgatgaaccagcaaaggagactgagaaggagcaggcaGACAGGTAGGAGGCAAGCTTGCAAAGAACAGTGTCATgaagacccagagaagagagttTCCAGGAGGACAAGGTGGTCAGTAGTGTCTAATAAATCCAGATAAGTTGGGAAGGATTAGgaatgagaaaagaccatcagatctGGCAATGATCATTAGTAATAATGGTAAAGATCATTAATAAATTTGGAAAGAAcggtttcagttgagtgatgaggctGGAAGCAGGACTGTAGATTTAACGAgtgagtgagagaagaggaagtgaagGCAGATAAGTTTATACAATGTTTTCAGAGTTTGgctgaaaaagggaagagagataaggATAACGACTTAAGGGGATGGTAAGGTATAGCaaaggttttttaaggatggaagaAGGTTGGGTATGTTTCAAGGCAATAGAAAAGGAACCTGTGAATTAAGGTTGAAGATTTGAGAAAAAGCAGGAATGAATGGCTGAGGATACAatttgctggagaagacaggaagggatGGGATCAAGTGCATGTGAAAAGGGGCTGGCTTTGGTGAGTAGAAGGACCACCTCTGTTTCAGAGACTGCTGAAAGGTGAAGAAAGTAGA includes:
- the GLI4 gene encoding zinc finger protein GLI4, coding for MADLGGEQESPPVPSPISFSSPGITSGPHRHKAQLHLHDHQHGFTVSKPGVISLLQEEEELSGSDFQGIQETEISRDTYTDSESEIELLTPKQEVSEEGEEHGGMLKSLLRNVPRGPKFGEPCEREDSLERPIGNSAGGRERITLSQKRGSWHMTVLHQEAPPGEGSQGCDEFGGSFSLSSSFMTRQGGSIGGKPHKCDTCGKCFKYNSLLIKHQRIHTGEKPYECSDCGKCFRGWSGFIQHHRIHTGEKPYECNECGKAFSHSSHFTQHLRIHNGEKPYKCNECGQAFSQSSNLIRHQRLHTGEKPYECSECGKAFIWSSVLIEHQRIHTGEKPYECNECGKAFRGRSHFFRHLRTHTGEKPFECNECGKAFGQSSQLIQHQRIHYRE